GGTACATTCGGCTTTTTGGTGGACTTATCTCCGCTGGTGAAATTGAAGCCCAGTATATTGGTGAAATCTGTCGATGGAGCTCCTATAGAATTCGATTTTAATGCCAACTTGATCCTTGATGATAAGCTATGGATTGGTGTTTCTTACAGATCTTTCGACGCACTCAGTCTTTTGCTGGATATTCAACTCTCTGCACAGTTCAAGTTGGGATATGCTTATGACTACACCCTTTCAGAACTAAGTCAGGCAACTACAGGATCACATGAGATTATGCTCAATTACCGATTTGTATTCTCCAAGTCGAAGATCGTAACCCCTCGATATTTTTAGAAAAGGTAAAGTTTTTGCTCATCTTACAGTTTTGATATCCGGTTGATGGCATTGTATATTACAAATGCTGCTATGGTAAAAATGAAATAGATGATTTACCAGTTTTCCTTAATCTACAGGAGTGTGTCGTATCTGACCATCCTGACCGCTCTGGTGGTGATGTATGGCTGGCTGCGGGGTATAGAGTTGGTTCAGATTATTGTCCAATCATGGCCTTCTATGAAGTTCAATACGGCCCTGTGTTTCTTTCTTTTAGGGGGGGTACTCCTTTGCACTCTTTATAGAAAGAAGCTCTTCAAGATTCTTTTGGGAGGTGTCCTGCTGTTTGTCGCATCCATATCATTTATAGAAAATCTTACTGACCTGGAAGTGGGTCTTGACGTGTTGCTTGTGCCGGGGCTCATGTCTGCAGGAACCGCCCTCTGTTTTGCGTTGATGGGCCTGGCTCATCTTGTCATCTATGCTGATTCAGTTGAGTGGCGCAAAATGAGCCAATACCTACTCCACTCCGTGACGGTGATCTCCTTCTTTGCGATGATTGGTTTTGTCTACGGAATTTCAGGAGAAGGAAAGCTCATGTTCATTTCGTCCATGGCCATCCATACTTCAGCCTTATTCTTCCTGAGTTCAATAGCCTCTTCATTGATTCATCCTTCATTGGGCTTCACCGCGCTTTTGATTGGTAAAAAGCCTGGCAATCTTCTTGCGAAACGCATGTTTCCACTCATGGGGAGTTTGATACTTGTTTTGGGTTATCTGGTGATAAAATACTGGGAGACAGGGGAGATCAGTCCAGAGACAGGCCTGACACTTTTTGGGATGTCAATTCTGATCATTGCTCTGACATTCATCTCCATGATCGCTATGGAGCTCAATAGGACAGATATTAAGAGATCCGAAGCGGTGAGGGCATTGCGAGATTCCAATGCCAATCTCGAGAAAACCGTAGCAGAACGAACGGCACTTTTGAAGGATAAAATGGAGCTTTTGAATGCAACTACCAGTGCAGCAAGAATTGGAACGTGGGAGGTAGATTTGGAGGCTGGAAAAGTGACCTGGTCAGAAATGACCAGGGAAATTCATGAAGTGCCAATTGATTTTGAGCCTGATCTGACTACAGGAATCAACTTCTTTAAGGAGGGTGCTCATCGATCCAGAATTGAAGCTACAGTGCAGGAATGCATTGCAACGGGGAAACCCTATGATGTGGAATTGATGATAGTCACTGCTACGGGTGAGGACAGATGGATTAGAGCCATCGGTACTCCGATTCTCAGGGATGATAAGGTGATCAGGCTGCGCGGTACCTTTCAGGACATAGATGTGCGAAAACGGGCTGAAATTAAAATATCTGAGGAGAGTATTTTCCTTCAAACCCTAATTGATAACATTCCAATTAACATATATACCAAGGATTTGCTCTCTAGGAAAACAATGATCAACCGAAGTGAGTTGGAATTGATGGGCTTGGATAATTCCTCTACGGTGATAGGGAAAACTGATCATGAGTTGTTTCCAAAGGAGTCTGCTGATATCTCCAGAAAGGAAGATGTGGAAGTGATGAAGACGGGGATTCCTATTTTGTCCAGAGAGACCAGTATGGACCTTGGAGAGAATAATAAGCATTGGTTTCTGACCTCCAAAATACCAATTAAGAATTCGGAGGGGAATGTGACTGGCCTGCTGGGGGTCAGTGTGGATATTACCGAGCGAAAAGAGAACGAGGAAAAGCTAAAGAATTATGCCATACTGGAGTCCAAAAGCGCCGAGATGGAACAGTTTGCTTATGTTGCATCTCACGACTTGAGGGAGCCTGTTTTGACCATAAAGAACTATCTTAATATTCTGTTTGAGGATTACGGAGAAAAATTGGGTGAGGGTTCCAAGAGGTATTCAAATACCATTTTGAATGCTTTGAACAGGATGGAACTGCTTATAGGTGGGCTTCTGGATTATGCAAGGCTGAGCAGGCAGAAGAGTCTGGAACAAGTGGATTTAAATGAGGCGGTCAAAAATGTGCTGGAAAGCCTGGATTCTTTGATTGTGAATAGTCAGGCCACAGTAAAAGTGTCTAAATTGCCAAGAATTAAGGGGTACCCGATTGAAATTGAGTTATTGTTTCAGAATCTGATCACCAATGGCATTAAATTTCATCACCCGGATCGCCTGCCTGTTGTAGAAATAGAGCGGAAAAAATATGGGAGCGGGTGGATGTTTTTGGTTAGAGATAATGGAATTGGTATAGAGCCTGAATATATTGAAGAGGTTTTTGTGATGTTCAAAAGACTCCACTCCAGAAGGCTGTATGAGGGCACCGGTATCGGGCTTTCACATTGCAGAAAGATAGTTGAGCTTCACAATGGTAAGATATGGGTGGAGTCAGAACCGGGTATCGGTAGTGTGTTTTATTTTACAATAGATATTAACGAGTAAAAGATGAAACCGAAAATCGATTGTATTCTTCTTGTGGATGATGATGAGGATTGTAATTTCTTTCACGAGCGTTTGATTAAGAAAATGGAATGTGCGGACCGTGTCGAAGCTTCTTTGACAGGAAATGACGCCCTGGATTTCCTGAGGTCTTCTGTGAATGGACAGCACCCACGACCCAATCTTATTTTGTTGGATATCAACATGCCAGGTATGGATGGATGGGGCTTTTTAGAAGAGTATAACAAGCTTTCAGAGGATCAGAAAGCGCAAATTGTGGTGGTGATGCTCACTACTTCGCTCAACCCCGATGATAGGGTGAAGGCCGAGAGTGACCCCAATGTGGGCGCTTTTGCCAATAAATACCTGGATGAAGAAAGCCTGTTGGAGATATTGAAGGCCAATTTCCCCCATTTTCGTTAACAAACAACGACCCTACGAGTACTCGAGCATGTAATCTACCAGATTGGTGTCTCTGCTGATGTCTAGTTTTTTCCTGAGCCTGTAGCGGCTGATTTCCACCCCTCTCACTGAGATATTTAATAAGTTAGCAATCTCCTTCGAGCTCATATTCATTCTCAGGTAGGCACATAGTTTGATCTCCTGAGGGGTAAGCGTAGGGTTATCCTTCTTGATGTTGGAAAGGAAGTCCCCATGAACCTGATCAAAATGCTTGGTAAACTGTTCCCAACCTTCATCTTCAGAGAGGTTTCGGTCGATATCTCTGATGATCTTTTTGAAGTTGTCTTTCGATCCGGACTTTGAAGTTTCTTTGATGGCATTCCTAATCTGAAGCATAAACTCATTTTTATTGATGAGGTGCATGGTGGTAGTGGCCAATTCACGGTTCTTGTGATCGATTTCCGAACGAAGCTTGTCATTTCTAAGCTTACTGATCTGTTCTTCTGATTTTTTGGACACCTCCACGATCTCATTTTCTTTTCGTAAGAGCTCGCGCTTTTGCTTGAGTGTAAGCTTCTTCTTTTCATAGCTGTGCCTCATGCTAAGCACAAGCATAGAGGCACCGAAAACTACGAGGAGACCGAGCCCATAAAACCCGTAAGCAAGCTTAGAGCGGTACCAGGGTGGATATACCTTCAGCTGAAAGCTTGCTTCATCACTGATATCCCCAAAGACGTTTTTGGCTCGTACTCTAAAGGTGTATAATCCTTCAGAAAGATTGGTATATTCTTTTTCTGTCGCAGTATTCCACTCAGACCAGTCTTTTTCAAAATTCTCCAGCTGGTACTGAAAGAGTATCTGATCCTGACCGTCATAGTAAGGTGATGCAAACCGAAACTTAAGCGATGAAAAATAAGCTGACAGTGAAACAGGTTCATCTGAGGCCAGTTGACCGGTCCCACCATAGATCATGCGATCTTCGTCTGTCGTAGCTTCTATGCTCCTAATGAATGTCCTAAAGGGCTGATCTCTCAGGTACTTCATGCTGGGGTTGAAATGAACAAATCCTTCTTTCGCACCAAAAAAAACATTTTGATGGTCAATCACATGAATGTTCTCCAGGTCATCAGAAAGCAGTGGTTTTATTTTAGTAAAAGCAGCTGTGTGTTTGATGTAACTCCCATATTGAGTGCGCTCCAGATAGCCTAGCTCCATATCATTGAGAAAAAAGACATTCCCACTGAGGTCATGGGCCATGGCGGTAATGTGAGCTTCTTTGGGAAAGTACTGTCCCATTTCCGGGTCACTCACAAAGGTGTCTTGCTGGGCATCATAATTATAAATTCCCGTTTCTGCAGGAAATACAAGTTTGTTGCCCCCCAGACCGAACACGTTGATAAGGATGTTAGAAGGCAGGCCTTTGTTTTTCCCGTAAAAGGATATGTTTCTAATGCGATCTTTTTCTTTATTAAAGTCAATTTTGAAAATCCCTTTGTAGCCATGGGTCATAAAGAGCATAGAGTCTCCCGCAAATTCAAACACCCTGCTTGATTCACTAAATTCCTCCAATTCATTTTCTACCTGGTATTGGCCATCCACTTTTTTGAAAATCACAAAGCCGTCGTAGGTGCCGGCCAGTATTCGGTTATCTCCGATGGAGTTTTCAAACTTCCAGGTTCCGGTGTGGTCATAAAACTGGGTGGCCAGGTCATCTTCCACCAGAAAAGCCCCTGCATGATGAGCCAGGAGCAGGTCCGTGTTGATGCTTTGAACGTTGTATACTTGCCCGCCAGAGTTTTTTACTAGTTGATAATCGGCTAATTCAGTAATTGGGTTTGGATTGGCCCCCTGATAAAATAGCCCATTGCTGGTGCCGAGGTAGAGTTTGTTGTCATGGAGGGTGGCGCAGTATCCAGTGCCGGGTAAGCCGGACTGTTCATTAATCACAGAAAAAGGGGATGCCAGTTCTACCATGCAGATGCCGTTGTTCAGCCCTACCCAGAGGTTATTGAATTGATCCTCATGCAGGGCTAGAACCGTACGATTGGTGAGGCCTTTTCCTTTGGTAAGGTGGTTAATAACAGCACCATTTTGAGAAAGAATGACGATCCCGTTATTCTGAGTACCAATGGCAATGTTGCTGTTTTCCAGTAAAATGGCTTTGTTAATCAGAGAATTGGATAGAAAATCGGTAATGGGCAGGTTCCATCTTCTAAAGATCCCATCTCTGTAATGATAGACAGTTCCATTCTTTTGGAAGATCAAGAGGCTATTGTTCTGGTAGGGGACAATTGCGGTTATTTCATGATCTTGGAGGACATGGCTACCTGGTATGATAGAGAAACTCTTTCCATTCCATTTGGCTAAACCGGAGGAAAGGGAAGATGCATAG
This Marinoscillum sp. 108 DNA region includes the following protein-coding sequences:
- a CDS encoding ATP-binding protein → MIYQFSLIYRSVSYLTILTALVVMYGWLRGIELVQIIVQSWPSMKFNTALCFFLLGGVLLCTLYRKKLFKILLGGVLLFVASISFIENLTDLEVGLDVLLVPGLMSAGTALCFALMGLAHLVIYADSVEWRKMSQYLLHSVTVISFFAMIGFVYGISGEGKLMFISSMAIHTSALFFLSSIASSLIHPSLGFTALLIGKKPGNLLAKRMFPLMGSLILVLGYLVIKYWETGEISPETGLTLFGMSILIIALTFISMIAMELNRTDIKRSEAVRALRDSNANLEKTVAERTALLKDKMELLNATTSAARIGTWEVDLEAGKVTWSEMTREIHEVPIDFEPDLTTGINFFKEGAHRSRIEATVQECIATGKPYDVELMIVTATGEDRWIRAIGTPILRDDKVIRLRGTFQDIDVRKRAEIKISEESIFLQTLIDNIPINIYTKDLLSRKTMINRSELELMGLDNSSTVIGKTDHELFPKESADISRKEDVEVMKTGIPILSRETSMDLGENNKHWFLTSKIPIKNSEGNVTGLLGVSVDITERKENEEKLKNYAILESKSAEMEQFAYVASHDLREPVLTIKNYLNILFEDYGEKLGEGSKRYSNTILNALNRMELLIGGLLDYARLSRQKSLEQVDLNEAVKNVLESLDSLIVNSQATVKVSKLPRIKGYPIEIELLFQNLITNGIKFHHPDRLPVVEIERKKYGSGWMFLVRDNGIGIEPEYIEEVFVMFKRLHSRRLYEGTGIGLSHCRKIVELHNGKIWVESEPGIGSVFYFTIDINE
- a CDS encoding response regulator; this encodes MKPKIDCILLVDDDEDCNFFHERLIKKMECADRVEASLTGNDALDFLRSSVNGQHPRPNLILLDINMPGMDGWGFLEEYNKLSEDQKAQIVVVMLTTSLNPDDRVKAESDPNVGAFANKYLDEESLLEILKANFPHFR
- a CDS encoding triple tyrosine motif-containing protein; protein product: MLQKYSLFKNQTSIHYSHLLVIGLFLGNIAISQPDHYRFSKIPLTNTYNTDDYQGGIQNWDISRDSRGFIYVANNFGLLEYDGNSWRRYLIENNTRARSVFVDADNRIYIGGQNQIGYFEADAKGNLVFESLLGLLDEHDRNLEDIWKIVKYENNIFFCSYLGLVVYDGKTVRKLHHEVDYDLVFQVANGLYASSLSSGLAKWNGKSFSIIPGSHVLQDHEITAIVPYQNNSLLIFQKNGTVYHYRDGIFRRWNLPITDFLSNSLINKAILLENSNIAIGTQNNGIVILSQNGAVINHLTKGKGLTNRTVLALHEDQFNNLWVGLNNGICMVELASPFSVINEQSGLPGTGYCATLHDNKLYLGTSNGLFYQGANPNPITELADYQLVKNSGGQVYNVQSINTDLLLAHHAGAFLVEDDLATQFYDHTGTWKFENSIGDNRILAGTYDGFVIFKKVDGQYQVENELEEFSESSRVFEFAGDSMLFMTHGYKGIFKIDFNKEKDRIRNISFYGKNKGLPSNILINVFGLGGNKLVFPAETGIYNYDAQQDTFVSDPEMGQYFPKEAHITAMAHDLSGNVFFLNDMELGYLERTQYGSYIKHTAAFTKIKPLLSDDLENIHVIDHQNVFFGAKEGFVHFNPSMKYLRDQPFRTFIRSIEATTDEDRMIYGGTGQLASDEPVSLSAYFSSLKFRFASPYYDGQDQILFQYQLENFEKDWSEWNTATEKEYTNLSEGLYTFRVRAKNVFGDISDEASFQLKVYPPWYRSKLAYGFYGLGLLVVFGASMLVLSMRHSYEKKKLTLKQKRELLRKENEIVEVSKKSEEQISKLRNDKLRSEIDHKNRELATTTMHLINKNEFMLQIRNAIKETSKSGSKDNFKKIIRDIDRNLSEDEGWEQFTKHFDQVHGDFLSNIKKDNPTLTPQEIKLCAYLRMNMSSKEIANLLNISVRGVEISRYRLRKKLDISRDTNLVDYMLEYS